The following proteins are co-located in the Bacillota bacterium genome:
- the galE gene encoding UDP-glucose 4-epimerase GalE, producing the protein MICVIGGAGYIGSHCVKRLLERGYEVITLDNLEAGHRAAVVGGDFVQGDYTSREVLDALFTSYPIECVMHFAAYASVADSMTDPAKFYRLNVVGGYTLLEAMREHHVPYLIFSSSAATYGEPQQIPIPEDHPQQPTNAYGETKRAFEQMLRWYDMAFGLRSISLRYFNAAGADPEGQLGEDHHPETHLIPLVLLTALGKHPVIRIFGTDYDTPDGTAIRDYIHVTDLADAHILAYEALKRGAPTTAYNLGNGLGYSVREVIRTAEEVVGHPVPQEEAPRRAGDPARLVASAERARRELGWRPQYAELHTIIETAWRWHSAHPDGYGDRA; encoded by the coding sequence ATGATTTGCGTGATTGGCGGAGCTGGTTACATCGGCTCGCACTGTGTGAAAAGACTGCTCGAACGCGGCTACGAAGTCATCACTCTGGACAATCTGGAAGCAGGGCACCGGGCGGCTGTGGTTGGTGGTGATTTCGTGCAGGGCGATTATACGAGCAGGGAGGTTCTGGACGCACTGTTCACCAGCTACCCGATAGAATGTGTGATGCACTTTGCCGCCTATGCATCTGTTGCCGACAGCATGACCGACCCCGCGAAGTTCTACCGTCTGAACGTTGTCGGAGGCTACACGCTGCTGGAGGCGATGCGTGAACATCACGTCCCCTATCTCATCTTCTCCTCCAGCGCGGCTACCTATGGGGAACCTCAACAGATACCCATCCCCGAAGACCATCCGCAGCAGCCGACCAACGCTTACGGCGAGACCAAGCGCGCCTTCGAGCAGATGTTGCGGTGGTACGACATGGCATTCGGGCTGCGCTCGATCAGCCTGCGCTACTTCAACGCTGCCGGTGCCGACCCCGAGGGACAATTAGGCGAGGACCACCACCCCGAAACGCACCTGATACCGCTTGTGCTGCTGACCGCACTGGGCAAACACCCCGTGATCAGGATATTCGGCACGGACTATGACACCCCCGACGGCACTGCCATCCGCGACTATATCCATGTTACCGACCTTGCGGACGCCCACATTCTCGCCTATGAGGCGCTGAAACGCGGCGCGCCCACCACTGCCTACAATCTGGGCAACGGGTTGGGCTATTCGGTGCGCGAGGTCATCCGCACCGCCGAAGAGGTCGTCGGGCATCCTGTCCCGCAGGAAGAGGCTCCGCGCCGTGCGGGCGACCCCGCGCGGCTGGTGGCAAGTGCAGAGCGTGCCAGACGGGAACTGGGCTGGCGACCCCAGTACGCGGAACTGCATACCATCATCGAAACCGCGTGGCGGTGGCACTCTGCTCACCCGGATGGCTATGGCGACAGGGCATGA
- a CDS encoding sugar phosphate isomerase/epimerase — MKLGFVSAILPDLSLQEVMQFAAEEGFDCVEIMCWPVGKAERRYAGVTHIDVATLDDAKIAEIKALCERTGVSISGLGYYPNVLSPNPEEASACLEHLKKVIAASAKLGIGLVNTFIGRDWTRSVEDNWARFVEVWKPLIGYAESLGVRIGIENCPMLFTRDEWPGGKNLATSPAIWRRMFAEIPSDYFGLNFDPSHFVWQQMDYLKPLREFSHKLFHIHAKDARVDRHRLDEVGILATPLEYHVPKLPGLGDVDWGKFFSVLSDVGYEGPVCIEVEDRAYEKTLETRKHALCQSARYLRQFMSGGR, encoded by the coding sequence ATGAAACTGGGGTTTGTCAGCGCGATATTACCCGACCTTTCTCTGCAAGAGGTCATGCAGTTCGCTGCCGAAGAGGGCTTTGATTGCGTGGAGATCATGTGCTGGCCCGTTGGTAAGGCGGAGAGACGCTATGCTGGCGTCACCCATATCGACGTGGCTACTTTAGACGATGCAAAAATCGCGGAAATCAAAGCACTCTGCGAGCGCACCGGCGTTTCTATCAGCGGTCTGGGCTATTACCCGAACGTGCTTTCCCCCAACCCGGAGGAAGCCAGCGCATGCCTTGAACACCTGAAGAAGGTGATCGCCGCGTCGGCGAAGCTGGGCATCGGGCTGGTGAACACCTTTATCGGGCGCGACTGGACGCGCTCGGTCGAAGACAACTGGGCGCGCTTTGTGGAGGTGTGGAAACCGCTGATCGGCTACGCCGAGAGCCTTGGCGTGCGCATCGGCATCGAGAACTGCCCCATGCTTTTCACACGCGACGAGTGGCCCGGCGGCAAGAATCTTGCCACCTCGCCCGCTATCTGGCGCAGGATGTTCGCAGAGATACCCAGTGACTACTTCGGACTGAACTTTGACCCGTCACACTTCGTCTGGCAGCAGATGGATTACCTGAAGCCCCTGCGCGAGTTCAGCCACAAACTGTTCCACATCCACGCGAAAGACGCGCGCGTTGACAGGCATCGGCTGGACGAGGTGGGCATCCTTGCCACGCCGCTGGAGTATCACGTGCCCAAGCTGCCCGGTCTGGGTGATGTGGACTGGGGCAAGTTCTTCTCGGTGCTCAGCGACGTCGGCTACGAGGGACCGGTGTGCATTGAAGTGGAGGACCGCGCCTACGAGAAAACGCTGGAAACGCGCAAGCACGCGTTGTGCCAGTCCGCACGATACCTGCGCCAGTTCATGAGTGGAGGGAGATAA
- the deoC gene encoding deoxyribose-phosphate aldolase, translating into MDYTYRDIAKMIDHSLLNPALTDAELEAGCWLAREYDVASVCIKPYYLKRCADLLAGSEVLPSTTIGFPHGGHTTAIKVAEAKQALDDGGIELDMVVNIGKVLSGDWNYVRDDIRAVVEVTHERGGIVKVIFENCYLQDEHKIRLCEICAEVGADFVKTSTGFAPGGATIEDLKLMRKHSPPHVQVKAAGGIRTLDALLDVRAIGVTRVGATRTVEILEECKRRLEAGSRAD; encoded by the coding sequence ATGGACTACACCTATCGCGACATCGCCAAAATGATTGACCATTCCCTGCTGAACCCGGCACTGACCGATGCCGAGCTGGAAGCCGGTTGCTGGCTCGCGCGGGAGTATGATGTCGCCAGCGTATGCATCAAACCCTACTATCTGAAGCGATGTGCGGATCTGCTGGCAGGCAGCGAGGTTCTCCCCAGCACCACCATCGGGTTTCCACACGGCGGACATACCACCGCCATCAAAGTCGCCGAAGCGAAGCAGGCGCTGGACGACGGCGGCATCGAGCTGGACATGGTGGTGAACATCGGCAAGGTGCTGAGCGGCGACTGGAACTACGTGCGTGATGACATCCGCGCCGTCGTGGAGGTCACACATGAGCGCGGCGGCATCGTGAAAGTCATCTTCGAGAACTGTTACCTGCAGGACGAGCACAAGATCCGGCTGTGCGAAATATGCGCAGAGGTGGGCGCGGACTTTGTGAAGACCTCCACGGGCTTTGCGCCGGGCGGCGCCACCATCGAGGACCTGAAACTGATGCGCAAACACTCGCCACCGCACGTGCAGGTGAAGGCAGCTGGCGGCATTCGCACGCTGGACGCTTTGCTGGATGTGCGTGCCATCGGTGTGACCCGCGTGGGTGCCACACGCACGGTGGAGATTCTGGAAGAGTGCAAGCGCAGGCTGGAGGCAGGCAGTCGCGCAGATTAA
- a CDS encoding sugar phosphate isomerase/epimerase encodes MEIGILTAPFGGEPLEVVAAFAGEHGFAALEVASGPGSKHIDITNFTQADADRVLELMERRALRISSLAMYTNTTPADPQERARVIDLLKKAVDAAKLLGVDVVCTLGGMPVPGKDKFKTIQEDCMQVFPPVLDYAGERGIKIALENWYATNMQGLEHWKCMFDAIPHENFGLNFDPSHLIWQGIDYIAAVHHFGKRIFHTHAKDTEIREDKLRWLGNQAHGWWRYVIPGFGAVRWGEYIGALRAVGYDGVLSIEHEDSAFGREEGFLAGKRYLSQFV; translated from the coding sequence ATGGAGATTGGCATACTGACCGCACCTTTTGGTGGAGAACCTCTGGAGGTTGTGGCAGCCTTCGCGGGCGAGCACGGCTTCGCTGCACTCGAAGTCGCTTCGGGACCGGGTTCCAAACATATCGACATCACGAACTTCACGCAGGCAGACGCCGACCGCGTCCTGGAACTGATGGAGCGACGTGCACTGCGCATCAGTAGTCTGGCGATGTACACCAATACCACGCCCGCTGACCCGCAGGAGCGTGCGAGGGTGATTGACCTTCTGAAAAAAGCGGTGGACGCTGCAAAGCTGCTGGGCGTCGACGTGGTGTGTACTCTGGGTGGGATGCCCGTGCCCGGCAAGGATAAATTCAAGACCATTCAGGAAGATTGCATGCAGGTCTTCCCGCCTGTGCTGGATTACGCGGGCGAGCGTGGTATCAAGATCGCACTGGAGAACTGGTACGCTACCAACATGCAGGGTCTGGAGCACTGGAAGTGCATGTTCGACGCCATTCCGCACGAGAACTTCGGCTTGAACTTTGACCCATCGCACCTGATATGGCAGGGCATCGACTACATCGCGGCGGTGCACCACTTCGGGAAACGTATCTTCCACACACACGCCAAAGACACCGAAATCCGCGAGGACAAACTGCGCTGGCTGGGTAATCAGGCACATGGCTGGTGGCGCTACGTGATTCCCGGCTTCGGCGCGGTGCGCTGGGGCGAATATATCGGCGCGCTGAGAGCCGTCGGCTACGATGGCGTGCTCTCCATCGAACATGAGGACAGCGCATTCGGACGCGAAGAGGGCTTCCTTGCCGGCAAGCGATACCTGAGCCAGTTCGTATAG
- the xylB gene encoding xylulokinase: MAYLLGVDVGTSGTKALLIDQSGKVVARAVSEYPLYTPKPLWAEQEPADWWRATCESIREVLRQSGITGEEVQGVGLSGQMHGSVFLDENNQVIRPAILWCDQRTAAECAWITETVGRERVVELTSNPVLTGFQAGKIIWLRNNEPEAYARVRRVLLPKDYIRYLLTGEYATEVSDASGTSLFNVRKRQWADEVLDAIGIPREWMPKVYESPEITGRITAEAAAATGLKEGTPVVGGGGDQAAGAVGNGIVETGVVSVSVGTSGVVFAFADEPVVDPGLRTHTFCHAVPGKWHVMGVMLSAGGSLRWWRDAFATEEKSVASAMGVDPYELITAEAAQAPLGTEGLIFLPYLTGERTPHADPHARGVFFGITLRSDRAHFARAILEGVAFGLRDSFEILSEMGLPITQVRASGGGARSAVWRQILADVSGYDHVTINVDEGPAFGVALLAGVGTGVWKSVPEACHATIEVVSNTPTNPDAHRAYEAYYALYRKLYQHLKADFAEVAGLMQ; encoded by the coding sequence ATGGCATACCTGCTGGGCGTCGACGTGGGTACCAGCGGTACCAAGGCACTGCTCATCGACCAGAGCGGAAAGGTGGTTGCCCGTGCGGTCAGTGAGTACCCGCTGTATACCCCGAAGCCCCTGTGGGCAGAACAGGAACCCGCTGACTGGTGGCGAGCTACCTGCGAGAGCATCCGTGAAGTGCTGCGTCAGTCAGGCATCACCGGCGAAGAGGTGCAGGGCGTCGGTTTGTCCGGGCAGATGCACGGCTCGGTATTTCTCGATGAGAATAATCAGGTGATCCGCCCTGCCATCCTGTGGTGCGACCAGCGCACGGCGGCGGAGTGCGCGTGGATTACCGAAACGGTCGGGCGTGAGCGTGTGGTGGAGCTGACGTCTAACCCGGTTTTAACGGGCTTTCAGGCAGGCAAGATTATCTGGTTGCGCAATAACGAGCCAGAGGCGTACGCCCGTGTGCGCAGGGTGTTGTTGCCCAAAGACTACATCCGCTACCTGCTCACCGGTGAGTACGCGACAGAGGTCTCGGACGCCTCGGGCACGTCGCTGTTCAATGTGCGAAAGCGCCAGTGGGCAGACGAGGTGCTGGATGCCATCGGCATCCCGCGCGAGTGGATGCCCAAAGTGTACGAGTCGCCCGAAATCACCGGACGCATCACCGCCGAAGCGGCAGCAGCAACTGGACTGAAAGAGGGCACACCCGTTGTAGGCGGCGGCGGCGATCAGGCGGCGGGCGCGGTGGGCAACGGCATCGTGGAGACGGGCGTGGTATCGGTATCGGTGGGCACTTCGGGAGTGGTGTTCGCCTTTGCCGATGAGCCGGTGGTAGACCCCGGCTTGCGCACGCACACCTTCTGCCACGCGGTGCCCGGCAAGTGGCACGTGATGGGTGTGATGCTATCGGCGGGGGGAAGCCTGCGCTGGTGGCGCGATGCCTTCGCTACCGAGGAGAAGAGCGTCGCCTCCGCAATGGGAGTAGACCCCTACGAGCTGATTACCGCTGAGGCGGCACAGGCTCCGCTGGGCACGGAAGGCTTAATCTTCCTGCCTTACCTCACCGGCGAACGCACCCCGCACGCAGACCCACACGCGCGAGGCGTTTTCTTCGGTATCACCCTGCGCTCCGACCGAGCGCACTTCGCCCGCGCGATACTGGAGGGAGTGGCTTTTGGCTTGCGCGATTCGTTTGAAATCCTGAGTGAGATGGGCTTGCCGATTACGCAGGTACGGGCATCTGGCGGCGGAGCACGCAGTGCGGTGTGGCGGCAAATCCTCGCCGACGTATCGGGCTATGACCACGTGACCATCAACGTGGACGAAGGGCCGGCCTTTGGTGTGGCGCTACTGGCAGGTGTGGGCACGGGCGTGTGGAAGAGCGTTCCCGAAGCCTGCCATGCCACGATCGAGGTGGTCAGCAACACACCCACCAACCCTGATGCCCATCGTGCCTACGAGGCGTATTATGCACTCTACCGCAAGCTGTACCAGCACCTGAAGGCGGACTTCGCCGAGGTGGCGGGGTTGATGCAGTAG
- a CDS encoding beta-lactamase family protein: protein MNDSARWQKVQLLLEQGIATNIYSCCVVAVGDSKSVWHTASAGLADPEQGTPADSGTLFDLASLTKPVACASSVMALVEEGVLQLEDPVSSLIGEAPAWFKRIRLRHLLTHTSGLPAWKPFYEQAQGDGLVQAVLQTPPARLPEVDYEYSDLNYILLGEIVRRTSGKSLADYARERIFLPAGMLATLYNPGEHLLPRVAVTANCPWRKGQTLGGQVHDANAWAMGGVSGHAGLFSTANDLARFCQMLLRGGDGVLGRMTIEQIFHNQIPGIGGQSFGWFTHPNELLPRANLLPESCIGHSGFTGTAILLNRQPEFFVVLLSNRVYCAYEGERWLPYRRQILNAVSAVIG, encoded by the coding sequence ATGAACGACAGTGCGCGCTGGCAAAAGGTTCAGTTACTTCTGGAACAGGGTATCGCGACAAACATCTACTCCTGCTGTGTGGTAGCGGTGGGCGATTCGAAGTCGGTATGGCATACCGCCAGCGCGGGGCTGGCAGACCCAGAACAGGGAACACCCGCTGACAGCGGCACGCTGTTTGACCTCGCCTCGCTCACCAAGCCGGTAGCCTGCGCCTCCAGCGTGATGGCTCTGGTGGAAGAAGGGGTGCTGCAGCTGGAGGATCCGGTGTCGTCGCTGATCGGTGAGGCTCCAGCGTGGTTCAAGCGCATACGCCTGCGGCATCTGCTCACGCACACTTCGGGCTTGCCTGCCTGGAAGCCCTTCTACGAGCAGGCACAGGGCGATGGGCTCGTACAGGCGGTGCTACAAACGCCCCCTGCGCGCCTGCCAGAGGTAGACTACGAATACAGCGACCTGAACTATATCCTGCTGGGCGAGATTGTCCGTCGTACCTCCGGTAAAAGCCTCGCCGACTACGCGCGGGAGCGCATTTTCCTGCCCGCCGGAATGCTGGCAACCCTGTATAACCCGGGCGAGCACCTTCTGCCCCGCGTAGCAGTGACCGCAAACTGCCCCTGGCGCAAAGGACAGACCCTGGGCGGGCAGGTGCATGACGCTAACGCGTGGGCAATGGGCGGCGTGAGCGGGCACGCGGGACTGTTCTCCACCGCGAACGACCTCGCCCGCTTCTGCCAGATGCTGCTGCGGGGAGGCGACGGTGTGCTGGGAAGGATGACCATCGAGCAGATATTCCACAATCAGATACCGGGCATCGGTGGACAGAGCTTCGGCTGGTTCACCCACCCCAACGAACTGCTTCCCCGCGCCAATCTGCTTCCCGAAAGCTGTATCGGGCACTCGGGCTTCACAGGCACAGCAATCCTGCTGAATCGGCAGCCCGAGTTTTTCGTGGTGCTGCTGAGCAACCGCGTATACTGCGCCTACGAGGGAGAACGCTGGCTGCCCTATCGTCGGCAGATATTAAACGCCGTTAGCGCGGTCATCGGTTGA
- the dnaN gene encoding DNA polymerase III subunit beta: MKVITTRKELLEGVQTVAHAVSGRSSLPILQHIHLSADGDGLKLTATDLEIGIECFVPATVEMPGDATTPAKLTQEVLSSLPDAEVKLSDDATHAVLLSCERSEYKLLGLSPAEYPSLPEVSEATSFAVPADTLKEMIKQTIFAVSTEETRAILTGVLVEYDGVTLRMVATDTHRLTVRSHLAGTNALETPLTAVIPARAMNELARIVGDYEGEVEVQIGRNQASFRPVDDPRRTFLITRLIDGQFPAYQRVIPTTYTKRLTLTTEEFLRAVRRASLVARDISNRVILSTNGEYLIIEAESGQSGKAHEEVEVVREGDDITVAFNARYLIDVLSVIDSEGVHLELTESLRPAVIRPADQDNYLCVLMPMALT; the protein is encoded by the coding sequence ATGAAGGTTATCACCACCCGTAAAGAACTGCTGGAGGGCGTACAGACCGTGGCGCACGCGGTAAGCGGACGCAGCTCCCTGCCCATCCTGCAACACATTCATCTGAGTGCCGATGGCGACGGTTTGAAACTGACCGCTACTGACCTCGAAATCGGCATCGAGTGCTTCGTGCCTGCCACCGTGGAGATGCCCGGCGATGCCACGACGCCTGCCAAGCTGACGCAGGAGGTGTTGTCGTCTCTGCCCGATGCCGAGGTCAAGTTGAGCGATGACGCTACCCATGCTGTGCTGCTCAGCTGCGAGCGGTCAGAGTACAAGCTGCTGGGGCTGTCGCCTGCGGAGTATCCCTCTTTGCCCGAGGTGAGCGAAGCCACCTCCTTCGCCGTGCCCGCCGATACACTCAAAGAGATGATTAAACAGACCATCTTCGCGGTGAGCACCGAGGAAACCCGTGCCATACTGACCGGCGTGCTGGTCGAATACGACGGCGTCACCCTGCGCATGGTGGCGACCGATACACACCGGTTAACCGTGCGCTCGCACCTCGCGGGAACAAATGCTCTGGAAACACCGCTCACTGCAGTGATACCCGCGCGTGCCATGAACGAGTTGGCGCGCATTGTGGGCGACTACGAGGGCGAGGTTGAGGTGCAAATCGGGCGCAATCAGGCATCCTTCCGACCGGTGGATGACCCTCGCCGCACTTTCCTGATTACCCGCCTGATCGACGGGCAGTTCCCGGCATACCAGCGCGTCATCCCCACCACCTACACGAAGCGGCTGACGCTCACGACCGAAGAGTTTCTGCGCGCCGTGCGCCGCGCCAGTCTCGTGGCTCGCGATATCAGCAACCGCGTCATCCTCAGCACGAACGGTGAGTATCTGATTATCGAAGCGGAAAGCGGGCAATCGGGCAAGGCGCACGAGGAGGTAGAGGTGGTGCGCGAGGGCGACGACATCACAGTGGCATTCAACGCGCGCTATCTGATCGACGTGCTGAGCGTGATCGACTCCGAAGGGGTGCATCTGGAACTCACGGAGTCGCTGCGTCCGGCGGTCATCCGCCCGGCAGACCAGGACAACTACCTTTGCGTGCTGATGCCGATGGCATTGACGTAG
- a CDS encoding zf-HC2 domain-containing protein: MKCTEVRELLGNYMDQELTESMMQRIERHLLRCPACAYEARSLEQARQLLRQGVETPMVSEQIGERVLRHIAERFPHLQQVHQPEEPFSLPLLPEDFEE; this comes from the coding sequence ATGAAGTGCACCGAAGTGCGCGAGCTACTGGGTAACTACATGGACCAGGAGCTCACCGAGAGCATGATGCAACGCATCGAAAGACACCTGCTGCGTTGTCCTGCCTGCGCGTATGAGGCGCGCTCGCTGGAGCAGGCACGACAGCTGCTCCGGCAGGGGGTGGAGACGCCGATGGTGTCGGAACAGATCGGCGAGCGCGTATTGCGCCACATCGCGGAGCGCTTCCCGCATCTGCAACAGGTGCACCAGCCGGAGGAGCCGTTCTCTCTGCCGTTGCTACCCGAAGACTTCGAGGAGTGA
- a CDS encoding RNA polymerase sigma factor: protein MENGRESEESRLVARFRAGDMQAVETLFWRYADAVLAYATRLLGNRADAEEVLSEVFLRAFEGCMGYRAEGTFKAWLFRIARNCCIDRLRQPRLLRLEDGGEPAWGGDTAEIELRVAVQRALKQLPEEYQTVLLLCDVEEFTAKEVAQILGRSVPSVKGMLYRARTALRDALSEEWGEET from the coding sequence ATGGAAAACGGTAGAGAGAGTGAAGAGTCACGACTGGTCGCGCGGTTCCGTGCGGGCGATATGCAGGCGGTGGAAACGCTGTTCTGGCGCTACGCCGACGCCGTGCTGGCGTATGCCACGCGCCTGCTGGGCAACCGTGCGGATGCCGAAGAGGTGCTGTCCGAAGTGTTTCTCCGCGCCTTCGAAGGATGTATGGGCTATCGTGCGGAGGGCACCTTCAAAGCCTGGTTGTTTCGCATCGCACGCAACTGTTGTATCGACCGCCTGCGACAGCCTCGCCTGCTGCGACTGGAAGACGGAGGCGAGCCTGCGTGGGGGGGAGACACCGCTGAGATTGAGCTGCGCGTCGCGGTGCAGCGGGCTCTGAAACAGTTGCCAGAGGAGTATCAGACGGTGCTGCTGTTGTGCGATGTGGAAGAGTTCACCGCGAAGGAGGTGGCGCAAATATTAGGGCGTAGCGTGCCCTCCGTGAAGGGCATGTTATACCGCGCCCGGACGGCTCTGCGCGACGCGCTCTCGGAAGAGTGGGGGGAAGAGACATGA
- a CDS encoding proline dehydrogenase family protein: MLTRAVVLKVASLPPVRHWITRGRPFRKLVDRFVAGECLADALRVASQLRSRGMNVSIDYLGESVRDRQMAESVVEEYLRVLPAMAQQGLDVQVSLKLTQLGLDIDEAFCKQNLERILQRAGDVGGFVRIDMENSVYTQRTLDLFYSLHDRYPNLGVVIQAYLYRSEADIQQLVGCRASVRLCKGAYAEPASVAYPKRRQVDEAYRRLMRNLLLHGHRPAIATHDESIIRDAIAFTRENDIPPQRFEFEMLYGIRRDLQEQLVAQGYQMRVYVPYGEAWYPYFTRRLAERPANLFFFLRHVLR, encoded by the coding sequence ATGCTCACTCGTGCCGTTGTGTTGAAAGTTGCCTCTTTGCCCCCGGTACGCCACTGGATTACCCGTGGGCGACCGTTCCGTAAACTGGTTGACCGTTTTGTTGCCGGAGAATGTCTTGCCGATGCCTTGCGCGTCGCTTCCCAGCTGCGGTCCCGGGGCATGAACGTCTCTATTGACTATCTGGGAGAGAGCGTGCGCGACCGGCAGATGGCGGAATCGGTCGTCGAAGAATATCTTCGCGTGTTGCCAGCAATGGCTCAGCAAGGGCTGGACGTGCAGGTATCGCTGAAGCTGACGCAGCTGGGACTGGATATCGACGAAGCCTTCTGCAAACAGAACCTGGAACGCATCCTCCAGCGGGCAGGAGATGTTGGCGGCTTTGTGCGCATCGATATGGAAAACAGTGTATACACACAACGCACGCTGGACCTCTTCTACAGTCTGCACGATCGGTATCCCAACCTGGGCGTTGTGATACAGGCGTACCTCTACCGCAGCGAGGCGGACATCCAGCAGCTGGTGGGATGCAGGGCTTCGGTGCGATTGTGCAAGGGGGCATACGCGGAGCCTGCGAGCGTCGCCTATCCCAAACGCCGCCAGGTGGACGAGGCGTACCGTCGCCTGATGCGGAATCTACTGCTACACGGGCATCGCCCTGCCATTGCCACGCACGACGAAAGCATCATCCGCGATGCCATTGCCTTCACCCGCGAGAACGACATTCCGCCTCAGCGGTTCGAGTTCGAGATGCTGTATGGCATCCGGCGCGACCTGCAGGAGCAGCTGGTGGCTCAGGGCTACCAGATGCGCGTGTATGTGCCCTACGGGGAGGCGTGGTATCCCTACTTCACCCGAAGGCTGGCAGAGCGCCCTGCGAACCTGTTCTTCTTCTTGCGGCACGTGCTGCGCTAG
- a CDS encoding PEP-CTERM sorting domain-containing protein (PEP-CTERM proteins occur, often in large numbers, in the proteomes of bacteria that also encode an exosortase, a predicted intramembrane cysteine proteinase. The presence of a PEP-CTERM domain at a protein's C-terminus predicts cleavage within the sorting domain, followed by covalent anchoring to some some component of the (usually Gram-negative) cell surface. Many PEP-CTERM proteins exhibit an unusual sequence composition that includes large numbers of potential glycosylation sites. Expression of one such protein has been shown restore the ability of a bacterium to form floc, a type of biofilm.) produces MKGLRFWLVAGVASATLTLLSLSPASALQFWISKAGESTPLTELMVAPGDVINLSVWFQHDVQVKGLEVMLGWDRANGMGISATPLDLEIELNGTLDTAVTNIMTDLGSPTFKALAGARGSGARPWGLRIVFASLTGIDVSAGKKVFDISLKNTGLMPGDSPYPVVIHDAGTGASYTSYVIQGDGSAARPGGSYTLNLVPVPEPGSLLALATGVVGLAGMALRRRRA; encoded by the coding sequence ATGAAGGGTCTACGCTTCTGGCTCGTAGCAGGTGTCGCTTCCGCGACGCTGACGCTGCTCAGCCTCAGCCCCGCCAGTGCATTGCAGTTCTGGATTTCCAAGGCGGGTGAGAGCACGCCCCTCACCGAGCTAATGGTGGCGCCGGGAGATGTCATTAACCTCTCCGTGTGGTTCCAGCATGATGTGCAGGTCAAAGGGCTGGAGGTCATGTTGGGCTGGGACCGCGCCAACGGAATGGGCATCTCCGCAACCCCCCTCGACCTTGAGATCGAACTGAATGGGACACTGGACACTGCGGTCACAAACATTATGACCGACCTCGGCAGCCCAACCTTTAAGGCTCTAGCAGGGGCGAGAGGGAGCGGGGCGCGCCCATGGGGGTTGCGCATCGTCTTCGCTAGCCTCACCGGCATCGATGTATCGGCTGGCAAGAAGGTCTTCGACATCAGTCTGAAGAACACGGGACTGATGCCGGGAGATTCCCCCTACCCGGTAGTCATCCATGACGCGGGCACAGGTGCTTCCTACACCTCGTACGTGATTCAGGGCGATGGAAGTGCAGCTCGCCCCGGCGGTAGCTACACGCTGAACCTGGTACCGGTGCCGGAGCCCGGTAGCCTGCTCGCGCTGGCTACGGGTGTGGTCGGACTTGCTGGCATGGCATTGCGTCGTCGACGCGCGTAA